The following proteins are encoded in a genomic region of Mycolicibacterium rutilum:
- the tkt gene encoding transketolase, with protein MTTLEEISALTRPNHPDDWTDVDTLAVDTVRVLAADAVQKVGNGHPGTAMSLAPLAYTLFQRQMRHDPSDVHWLGRDRFVLSAGHSSLTLYIQLYLGGFGLELSDIESLRTFKSKTPGHPEFRHTKGVEITTGPLGQGLASAVGMAMASRYERGLFDPDTPWGESPFDHYVYVIASDGDIEEGITSEASSLAGTQQLGNLIVFYDKNQISIEHDTNIALSEDVAARYRAYGWHVQEIEGGENVVGIEQAIAEAKKVTDKPSFIALRTIIGYPAPNKMNTGGVHGSALGDDEVAATKKILGFDPDKTFEVRPEVIEHTRKLVDRGSEAHAKWQSTFDAWAERETERKALLDRLLAQELPEGWDSDLTYWEPGSKPLATRAAFGQVLNDVAPKLPELWGGSADLAGSNNTTIKGVKSFGPPSISTEDFTADWYGRVLHFGIREHAMGAILSGIVLHGPTRAFGGTFLQFSDYMRPAVRLASLMDIDTIYIWTHDSIGLGEDGPTHQPIEHLAALRAIPNLSVVRPGDPNETAYAWRSILARGNGSGPVGFILTRQGIPVLEGTDADGVARGGYVLGGGNPADDADVIIIATGSELQLAVEAKKQLADKDITAYVVSMPCVEWFESQPQEYRDKVLPPTVSARVAVEAAVAQSWYKLVGDTGEIISIEHYGESADDKTLFREFGFTPEAVVAAAERSIAN; from the coding sequence GTGACCACGCTCGAAGAGATTTCCGCGCTGACCCGTCCGAACCACCCGGACGACTGGACCGACGTGGACACGCTGGCCGTCGACACCGTCCGGGTGCTGGCCGCCGACGCTGTGCAGAAGGTGGGCAACGGCCACCCAGGGACCGCGATGAGCCTGGCGCCGCTGGCCTACACCCTGTTCCAGCGGCAGATGCGCCACGACCCGAGCGACGTGCACTGGCTGGGCCGGGACCGTTTCGTGCTGTCGGCCGGCCACTCCAGCCTCACCCTCTACATTCAGCTCTACCTCGGCGGCTTCGGCCTCGAGCTGTCCGACATCGAGTCGCTGCGGACGTTCAAGTCCAAGACGCCGGGGCACCCGGAGTTCCGGCACACCAAGGGCGTCGAGATCACCACCGGCCCGCTGGGCCAGGGCCTGGCCTCGGCCGTCGGCATGGCGATGGCGTCGCGCTATGAGCGCGGGCTGTTCGATCCCGACACCCCGTGGGGTGAGAGCCCGTTCGACCACTACGTCTATGTCATCGCCTCCGACGGCGACATCGAGGAGGGCATCACCAGCGAGGCGTCCTCGCTGGCGGGCACGCAGCAGCTGGGCAACCTGATCGTCTTCTACGACAAGAATCAGATCTCCATCGAGCACGACACCAACATCGCGCTGAGCGAGGACGTCGCGGCCCGCTACCGGGCCTACGGCTGGCACGTGCAGGAGATCGAGGGCGGCGAGAACGTGGTCGGGATCGAGCAGGCCATCGCCGAGGCCAAGAAGGTGACGGACAAGCCGTCGTTCATCGCGTTGCGGACCATCATCGGTTACCCGGCGCCGAACAAGATGAACACCGGCGGGGTGCACGGCTCGGCACTCGGCGACGACGAGGTGGCCGCCACCAAGAAGATCCTCGGCTTCGACCCGGACAAGACGTTCGAGGTGCGGCCCGAGGTCATCGAGCACACCCGCAAGCTGGTCGACCGGGGCAGCGAGGCGCACGCCAAGTGGCAGAGCACGTTCGACGCCTGGGCGGAGCGGGAGACTGAGCGTAAGGCGCTGCTGGACCGGCTGCTCGCCCAGGAACTGCCCGAGGGCTGGGATTCGGACCTGACGTACTGGGAGCCGGGTTCCAAGCCGTTGGCGACCCGCGCCGCGTTCGGCCAGGTGCTCAACGACGTGGCGCCGAAGCTGCCCGAGCTCTGGGGTGGCTCGGCCGACCTGGCGGGCAGCAACAACACCACCATCAAGGGTGTCAAATCGTTTGGCCCGCCGTCGATTTCGACTGAAGACTTCACCGCCGACTGGTACGGCCGGGTGCTGCACTTCGGGATCCGCGAGCACGCGATGGGCGCCATCTTGTCCGGCATCGTGCTGCACGGTCCGACCCGCGCGTTCGGCGGCACGTTCCTGCAGTTCTCCGACTACATGCGGCCTGCCGTGCGGCTGGCGTCGCTGATGGACATCGACACGATCTACATCTGGACGCACGACTCGATCGGCCTCGGCGAGGACGGGCCGACCCACCAGCCGATCGAGCATCTGGCTGCGCTGCGGGCGATCCCGAACCTGTCGGTCGTGCGGCCGGGTGACCCGAACGAGACCGCGTACGCCTGGCGCAGCATCCTGGCCCGCGGCAACGGCAGCGGGCCGGTCGGGTTCATCCTGACCCGCCAGGGCATCCCGGTGCTGGAGGGCACCGACGCCGATGGGGTGGCGCGCGGTGGCTACGTGCTCGGCGGCGGCAACCCCGCCGACGACGCGGACGTGATCATCATCGCCACGGGCTCGGAACTGCAGTTGGCGGTCGAGGCGAAGAAGCAGTTGGCGGACAAGGACATCACGGCCTACGTGGTGTCGATGCCGTGCGTCGAGTGGTTCGAGTCGCAGCCGCAGGAGTACCGCGACAAGGTGCTGCCGCCGACGGTGTCGGCGCGGGTGGCGGTCGAGGCGGCCGTCGCGCAGAGTTGGTACAAGCTCGTCGGCGACACCGGCGAGATCATCTCGATCGAGCACTACGGCGAATCGGCTGACGACAAGACGTTGTTCCGTGAGTTCGGGTTCACGCCAGAAGCCGTCGTGGCCGCCGCGGAGCGCTCCATAGCCAATTAG
- the tal gene encoding transaldolase, producing the protein MAQNPNLAALADAGVSVWLDDLSRDRLQTGNLQELIDTRSVVGVTTNPSIFQAALSKGTAYDAQVKELAERGADVDATIRTVTTDDVRNACDVLAKQYELSDGVDGRVSIEVDPRLAHDTDKTILQAIELWKIVDRPNLLIKIPATEAGIPAIASVLAEGISVNVTLIFSVERYRLVMDAYLQGLEKAKEAGHDISRIHSVASFFVSRVDTEIDKRLEKIGSPEALDLRGKAGVANARLAYAAYEEVFVGGQRFEALKAAGARVQRPLWASTGVKNPDYSDTLYVTELVAPKTVNTMPEKTIEAVADHGVVTGDTVTGTADESQALFDQLSAIGIDLPDVFRLLEDEGVEKFEKSWQELLEATQGQLDEKKG; encoded by the coding sequence ATGGCTCAAAATCCGAATCTCGCGGCGCTGGCCGACGCGGGTGTGTCGGTCTGGCTTGACGACCTGTCGCGCGATCGTCTGCAGACCGGCAACCTGCAGGAACTGATCGACACCAGAAGCGTCGTCGGGGTCACCACGAACCCGTCGATCTTCCAGGCCGCGTTGTCCAAGGGCACGGCCTACGACGCGCAGGTCAAGGAGCTCGCCGAGCGCGGTGCCGACGTGGACGCGACGATCCGCACCGTCACAACCGACGACGTGCGCAACGCCTGCGATGTGCTGGCCAAGCAGTACGAACTGTCCGACGGCGTCGACGGCCGGGTGTCGATCGAGGTGGACCCGCGGCTGGCGCACGACACCGACAAGACTATCCTGCAGGCGATCGAGCTGTGGAAGATCGTCGACCGGCCCAACCTGCTGATCAAGATCCCCGCGACCGAGGCCGGCATCCCGGCCATCGCTTCGGTGCTCGCCGAAGGCATTTCGGTCAACGTCACGTTGATCTTCTCGGTGGAGCGCTACCGCCTCGTGATGGACGCGTACCTGCAGGGCCTCGAGAAAGCCAAGGAGGCGGGGCACGACATCTCCCGCATCCATTCGGTCGCCTCGTTCTTCGTGTCGCGGGTGGACACCGAGATCGACAAGCGGCTCGAGAAGATCGGCTCACCGGAGGCGCTGGACCTGCGCGGCAAGGCCGGCGTGGCCAACGCGCGGCTGGCCTACGCGGCGTACGAGGAGGTCTTCGTCGGCGGGCAGCGCTTCGAGGCGCTGAAGGCTGCGGGCGCGCGGGTGCAGCGTCCACTGTGGGCGTCGACCGGGGTGAAGAACCCGGACTACTCCGACACGCTCTACGTCACCGAGCTGGTCGCGCCGAAAACCGTGAACACCATGCCGGAGAAGACGATCGAGGCGGTCGCCGACCACGGCGTCGTCACCGGCGACACCGTGACCGGCACGGCCGACGAGTCGCAGGCGCTGTTCGATCAGCTCTCGGCCATCGGCATCGATCTGCCCGACGTGTTCCGGCTCCTCGAGGACGAGGGCGTGGAGAAGTTCGAGAAGTCATGGCAGGAGTTGCTCGAGGCCACGCAGGGCCAGCTCGACGAGAAAAAGGGATGA
- the zwf gene encoding glucose-6-phosphate dehydrogenase translates to MTDWVNPLRDKRDKRMPRIAGPCGIVIFGVTGDLSRKKLMPAIYDLANRGLLPPSFSLIGFARRDWEDQDFGKVVYDAVKQHARTPFRQEVWDRLAEGFRFVQGTFDDEAAFGRLAETLEKLDAERGTGGNHAFYLSIPPKAFQQVCEQLHKSGLANPQEGRWSRVVIEKPFGHDLQSARALNEVVNSVFPEESVFRIDHYLGKETVQNILALRFANELYEPIWNNNYVDSVQITMAEDIGLGGRAGYYDGVGAARDVIQNHLLQLLALTAMEEPVSFGPKELQAEKIKVFSATRPLQPLDETTARGQYAAGWQGSEKVVGLLEEEGFSKDSTTETYAAITLEVDTRRWAGVPFFLRTGKRLGRRVTEIALIFKRAPHLPFDKTMTEELGQNALVIRVQPDEGITTRFGSKVPGSAMEVRDVNMDFSYGSAFAEDSPEAYERLILDVLLGEPSLFPVNREVELSWEILDPVLDHWAAGGKPEAYESGTWGPAAADEMLHRMGREWRRP, encoded by the coding sequence ATGACGGACTGGGTCAATCCGCTTCGCGACAAACGCGACAAGCGGATGCCCCGGATCGCGGGGCCGTGCGGGATCGTGATCTTCGGCGTCACCGGCGATCTCTCCCGCAAGAAACTGATGCCCGCGATCTACGACCTCGCCAACCGGGGGCTGCTGCCGCCGTCGTTCTCGTTGATCGGATTCGCCCGCCGTGACTGGGAGGACCAGGATTTCGGCAAGGTGGTCTATGACGCGGTCAAGCAGCACGCCCGCACCCCGTTCCGTCAGGAGGTGTGGGACCGGCTGGCCGAGGGCTTCCGGTTCGTGCAGGGCACGTTCGACGACGAGGCCGCGTTCGGGCGGCTCGCCGAGACACTGGAGAAGCTGGACGCCGAACGCGGAACCGGCGGGAATCACGCGTTCTACCTGTCGATCCCGCCGAAGGCGTTCCAGCAGGTCTGCGAGCAGCTACACAAGTCCGGACTGGCCAACCCGCAGGAGGGCCGCTGGAGCCGGGTGGTCATCGAGAAGCCGTTCGGCCACGACCTGCAGAGCGCCCGCGCCCTCAACGAGGTCGTCAACAGCGTGTTCCCCGAGGAGTCGGTGTTCCGCATCGACCACTATCTCGGCAAGGAGACCGTGCAGAACATCCTCGCGCTGCGGTTCGCCAACGAGCTTTACGAGCCGATCTGGAACAACAACTACGTCGACAGCGTCCAGATCACGATGGCCGAGGACATCGGATTGGGTGGCCGCGCAGGCTATTACGACGGTGTCGGTGCGGCGCGCGACGTCATCCAGAACCACCTGCTGCAGCTGCTGGCGCTGACCGCGATGGAAGAGCCGGTCAGCTTCGGACCCAAGGAGCTGCAGGCGGAGAAGATCAAGGTGTTCTCGGCGACCCGGCCGCTGCAACCGCTCGACGAGACCACCGCCCGCGGGCAGTACGCCGCGGGCTGGCAGGGCAGCGAGAAGGTGGTGGGTCTGCTCGAGGAGGAGGGCTTCTCCAAGGACTCCACGACCGAGACCTACGCCGCCATCACGCTGGAGGTCGACACCCGACGCTGGGCCGGGGTGCCGTTCTTCCTGCGCACCGGAAAACGATTGGGCCGCAGGGTCACCGAGATCGCGTTGATCTTCAAGCGGGCGCCACACCTGCCCTTCGACAAGACGATGACCGAGGAGCTCGGCCAGAACGCCCTGGTGATCAGGGTGCAGCCCGATGAGGGCATCACGACCCGGTTCGGGTCGAAGGTCCCGGGCAGCGCGATGGAGGTCCGGGACGTGAACATGGACTTCTCCTACGGCTCCGCGTTCGCCGAGGACTCCCCCGAGGCCTACGAACGGCTGATCCTCGACGTGCTGCTCGGCGAGCCGTCGCTGTTCCCGGTGAACCGCGAGGTCGAATTGTCCTGGGAGATCCTCGACCCGGTGCTCGACCACTGGGCGGCCGGCGGTAAGCCGGAGGCATACGAGTCCGGCACCTGGGGGCCCGCGGCAGCCGACGAGATGCTGCACCGCATGGGCCGGGAATGGAGGCGGCCGTGA
- the opcA gene encoding glucose-6-phosphate dehydrogenase assembly protein OpcA, with amino-acid sequence MIVDLPDTTTNDINKKITGLREEGGAITLSRVLTLVISLDSDTLLEESIEAANFASREHPCRVIVVVPGDREAESRLDAQLRVGGDAGAGEIVALRLHGELADHANAVVLPFLLPDTPVVAWWPAGGPDVPAKDPLGRLAIRRITNATQCSDPLSAIKSRLGGYTAGDTDLCWARITYWRALLAAAVDQEPHEPVESALVSGLRDEPSLDVLAGWLANRIGGPVQRAVGELKVELTRASETITLKRPQEGTTATLTRTSRPEARIPLARREAKECLAEDLRRLDPDEIYHEALQGLDKVQYL; translated from the coding sequence GTGATTGTCGATCTGCCGGACACCACCACCAACGACATCAACAAGAAGATCACCGGCCTGCGCGAAGAGGGCGGCGCGATCACGCTGAGCCGCGTTCTCACGCTGGTGATCTCGCTGGACTCCGACACGCTGCTCGAGGAGTCGATCGAGGCGGCCAACTTCGCGAGCCGTGAGCATCCGTGCCGCGTCATCGTGGTCGTGCCCGGCGACCGCGAGGCCGAATCGCGGCTCGACGCCCAGTTGCGCGTCGGCGGCGACGCCGGCGCCGGCGAGATCGTGGCGCTGCGGCTGCACGGTGAGCTCGCCGACCACGCCAACGCGGTGGTGCTGCCGTTCCTGCTGCCCGACACGCCGGTGGTGGCGTGGTGGCCGGCGGGTGGACCGGACGTGCCCGCGAAGGATCCGTTGGGCCGGTTGGCCATTCGCCGGATCACCAATGCGACGCAGTGCTCGGATCCGCTGTCGGCGATCAAGAGCCGGTTGGGCGGATACACCGCGGGTGACACCGACCTGTGCTGGGCGCGGATCACCTACTGGCGGGCCCTGCTCGCCGCCGCGGTCGATCAGGAGCCGCACGAGCCGGTCGAGTCCGCGTTGGTGTCAGGGTTGCGCGACGAGCCGTCCCTCGACGTCCTGGCCGGCTGGCTGGCGAACCGGATCGGCGGGCCCGTGCAGCGCGCGGTCGGGGAGCTGAAGGTGGAGCTGACCCGCGCCAGCGAGACGATCACACTCAAGCGCCCGCAGGAGGGCACCACCGCGACGCTGACCCGCACGAGCAGGCCCGAGGCTCGAATCCCCTTGGCGCGCAGGGAGGCCAAGGAGTGCCTGGCCGAAGACCTGCGTAGGCTCGATCCGGACGAGATCTACCACGAAGCGCTGCAGGGCCTCGACAAGGTGCAGTACCTGTGA
- the pgl gene encoding 6-phosphogluconolactonase produces the protein MSAIVERYVDTEALVAAAGDRLVAAILDAIDKRGVAQIVLTGGGSGTGLLKRVAERGERIDWSKVHLFWGDDRFVPEDDDERNYKQAREALLDHVDIPAANVHAMAASDGEFGDDLDAAAAAYERVLVSDFDVHLLGMGGEGHVNSLFPHTPAVRETERLVVGVTDSPKPPPRRITLTLPAVRRSREVWLVVSGEAKAEAVAAAIGGADADDIPAAGAVGREATVWLLDEAAASKL, from the coding sequence GTGAGCGCGATCGTCGAACGGTACGTCGACACCGAGGCGCTGGTGGCCGCGGCCGGTGACCGGTTGGTCGCGGCGATACTCGACGCGATCGACAAGCGCGGTGTCGCGCAGATCGTGCTGACCGGCGGCGGCAGCGGTACGGGTCTGCTCAAGCGTGTCGCCGAGCGCGGTGAGCGCATCGACTGGTCGAAGGTGCACCTGTTCTGGGGCGATGACCGATTCGTGCCCGAGGACGACGACGAGCGCAACTACAAGCAGGCGCGTGAGGCGCTGCTGGACCACGTCGACATCCCGGCGGCCAACGTGCACGCGATGGCGGCCAGCGACGGTGAGTTCGGCGACGACCTCGACGCCGCGGCGGCGGCATACGAGCGCGTGCTGGTTTCCGACTTCGACGTCCACCTGCTGGGCATGGGCGGTGAGGGGCACGTCAACTCGCTGTTCCCGCACACGCCCGCGGTGCGGGAGACCGAGCGGTTGGTGGTCGGGGTCACCGACTCCCCCAAGCCACCGCCACGCCGGATCACGTTGACATTGCCCGCTGTTCGGCGCTCGCGCGAGGTGTGGCTGGTCGTCTCCGGTGAGGCCAAGGCCGAGGCGGTGGCCGCCGCGATCGGCGGCGCGGACGCCGACGACATACCGGCTGCCGGAGCGGTGGGCCGTGAAGCCACCGTGTGGCTGCTCGACGAGGCGGCCGCAAGCAAGCTCTGA
- a CDS encoding HNH endonuclease signature motif containing protein — MYEGADDVVVVEAIAAASREQNAACGQEMHAIGELYARRAPEDEDERLSWAVDGHANVVAEVSAALNISRGRAASRLDLAIDLRERLPNVGEVFAAGDIDYRMVIALVNRSSNVEDPELLARLDAEFARRAPRWMKLSGPKLGERIDMWVEKFDPAGVREPTPERDDRYVHVAPMGGGMVGVWARLAFDEGVAFDTRIDEIAATVCREDPRTAEQRRVDAMMAMSQGQLPLVCGCGASDCPNSGSVAPPAQVVINVIAEQATLEGRSNNPGYLPGYGAIPAAVLRERAATAQLRPLTLPEPCAEAGYRPSAALARFVRCRDLACRFPGCDVPASACQIDHTVAYPMGPTHPSNLKLLCVFHHLLKTFWTGPTGWGDLQLPDGTVIWRAPSGKMYTTTPAGAEFFAALAQPTGVIDLTTPSAAPNVHRGAMMPKRRRTRAQDKAYRIALERQHNTARITRTDLLIAERLARNDEPPPF, encoded by the coding sequence ATGTACGAGGGGGCCGATGATGTGGTGGTGGTGGAGGCCATCGCTGCGGCGTCGCGTGAGCAGAACGCGGCGTGCGGTCAGGAGATGCACGCCATTGGTGAGCTCTATGCCCGTCGGGCGCCCGAGGATGAGGATGAGCGGTTGTCGTGGGCGGTTGATGGGCATGCCAACGTGGTCGCCGAGGTCTCGGCGGCACTGAACATCAGCCGCGGCCGAGCGGCGAGCCGGCTGGATCTGGCGATCGACCTGCGCGAGCGCCTACCCAACGTCGGGGAGGTGTTCGCCGCCGGGGACATCGACTACCGCATGGTGATCGCGCTGGTCAATCGCAGCAGCAACGTCGAAGACCCTGAGCTGCTGGCCCGCCTGGACGCCGAGTTCGCCCGCCGGGCCCCGCGATGGATGAAACTATCCGGGCCCAAACTTGGTGAGCGCATCGACATGTGGGTCGAAAAGTTCGACCCGGCCGGGGTGCGCGAACCCACACCAGAACGCGATGACCGCTATGTGCACGTCGCCCCGATGGGCGGCGGGATGGTCGGAGTCTGGGCGCGGCTGGCCTTCGACGAAGGCGTCGCGTTCGATACCCGCATCGACGAGATCGCCGCCACCGTGTGCCGCGAGGATCCACGCACCGCCGAGCAGCGCCGGGTGGACGCGATGATGGCCATGTCCCAAGGGCAGCTGCCGCTGGTGTGCGGTTGCGGTGCCTCCGACTGCCCGAATAGTGGGTCGGTGGCGCCGCCGGCGCAGGTGGTGATCAATGTGATCGCCGAGCAGGCCACCCTGGAGGGCCGCTCGAACAATCCCGGGTATCTGCCGGGGTACGGGGCGATCCCGGCGGCGGTGCTGCGCGAGCGCGCCGCCACCGCCCAACTGCGCCCGCTCACGTTGCCTGAGCCGTGCGCTGAGGCCGGTTACCGGCCCTCGGCGGCGTTGGCCCGGTTCGTCCGGTGCCGCGATCTGGCGTGCCGGTTCCCCGGGTGTGACGTCCCGGCGTCAGCGTGTCAGATCGACCACACGGTCGCTTACCCGATGGGGCCCACCCATCCGTCAAACCTGAAGTTGCTGTGCGTGTTTCACCATCTGTTGAAGACGTTTTGGACCGGGCCCACCGGATGGGGCGACCTGCAACTGCCCGATGGCACCGTGATCTGGCGCGCCCCCAGCGGAAAGATGTACACGACCACACCCGCCGGGGCTGAGTTCTTCGCCGCGCTGGCCCAACCCACCGGCGTCATCGACCTGACCACACCAAGCGCAGCGCCCAACGTGCACCGGGGCGCGATGATGCCCAAACGCCGACGCACCCGCGCCCAAGACAAGGCCTACCGCATCGCCCTGGAACGCCAACACAACACCGCACGCATCACCCGCACAGACCTACTCATCGCCGAACGACTCGCCAGAAACGACGAACCACCACCCTTCTGA
- a CDS encoding ATPase codes for MVDKSSRPVRTGPERIRKLAQAALNADVTVEQVDTILEGLSETLEDLNSSTANLDATLERFNETINQINELAPRLNAVVGRMEGIVDRVERIVGLGESVISPLAATEQVVRGAVNKVRRSAGI; via the coding sequence ATGGTGGACAAGAGCAGCCGACCAGTGCGCACGGGACCGGAGCGGATCAGGAAGCTCGCGCAGGCGGCGCTCAATGCCGACGTCACCGTCGAGCAGGTCGACACCATCCTCGAGGGGCTCAGCGAGACCCTCGAGGACCTCAACAGCTCGACGGCCAACCTCGACGCGACGCTCGAACGGTTCAACGAGACCATCAACCAGATCAACGAGCTCGCCCCGCGGCTCAACGCGGTGGTGGGCCGGATGGAGGGCATCGTCGACCGGGTCGAGCGCATCGTCGGTCTCGGCGAATCGGTGATCTCGCCGCTCGCCGCGACCGAACAGGTGGTGCGCGGAGCGGTCAACAAGGTGCGCCGCTCGGCGGGGATCTAG